TCGTGATGAGGATACTTCTCAGGGACCGGTAGAACATGGTTACTTAAGTGCACGAACCAATGCGCAAAAAACAGCAACTTTACGTCGGCTGACAAGTATTAAAGATTTTCGGGCGCTTGTCTTCTTCAACAGTACCCGCACCCTTAACTATGCTGCAAGTCGGTTGCGACACGAACATGTTCCGGTAGATACCTTGGGTGGTAGACAGAAACAAGTACAACGTGAAAAAGCAATGCGGATGTTTCGGAAGCGACAAATCAAGTTATTGTTGACAACGGATTTGGCAGCCCGGGGCATTGATATTCCTAAATTGCCTGCTGTTATTAACTTTGACTTGCCGACATCGCTCAATACTTATATTCATCGGGTTGGTCGTACTGGGCGACAAGGAGAACCAGGATTAGCACTTAGTTTAGGTGATGATCATGATATTCGTGACCTTAAGAAGTTGCTTGCTGATAGTGACTATGAACTAACTAAGCTCTACATTGGTGATAATAAATTAACCAACCAGAAACCAGAAGAGGGTCAACGGGTGGTTTCAATCAAACAGCAGGCTAGTCGTCACTTGCAAAAAGAACAATTAAGTGGGGAAACCCATAAAAAGATGAATCAAACTCTCAGTGGATTCTCTAAGCCAAAGAAACGGCGAAAGAAAAAGAATCGCAAAAATAAAGGAATTCGTTTGAAGCATCGTCGTAAAAATAACGAAAACTAAGGTCCTATAGTATAATTGGATAGTACATCCGCCTCCTAAGCGGTCGATTCCGGTTCAAATCCGGATGGGATCAATGCAGCCACCATATAAGATTATGTTTTTGTTTGGTACGCGGGCTGAGGTTTTGAAGTTGGCGCCGATCATTAGATTGATGCATCAAAATCCTGCGACCTGGCAACCAGTTCTTGTTGCAACGGGAAATTCACAATTATTAAACGACACGTTGGCATATTTGAATTTCCAAATTGATTTCAGTGTTGATTCATCGAACGTAACAAGTACAAATGAAGTTGAACTATTGAGCCAACTGTTGCATAACTTAAATAATGTGATTAATGCTGGACAACCAGATATGATCCTTGTGGCTGGTGATGCTACTACAAGTTTGGCTGCCAGTTTGATTAGTTTTTATCATCATATTTCACTTGGCCATGTTGAAGCTGGTTTGCGTACTTATGAACGGTATTCGCCATTCCCTGATGAAATGCATCGGCGCCTTACAGATAATCTAGCAGACCTTTATTTTGCGCCAACGACAAGTGCCCGCGATAATTTATTGCAAGAGCACCATCCAGCAAAACGAATCTATGTTACTGGAAATACTTCAATTGATAGCGTGAAGCATAATTTACAAGAAGATTTTACGCATCCTTTACTGCAGTCCATCCCAGCAGATAATCGGATTTTATTAATGACAATGCGGCGCAAAGATAACCTCGGCGCCCCCATGAAGCGTGTTTTCCATACAATGCGTGATATTGTGGAAACTAACAACAATCTTGACCTGATATTTCCTGTCTATCCTCATCCAGAAGAAGAATTACTGGCTAATGATATTTTAGGAGATCATGACCGGATTCATCTTATTACACCATTAAATCATCATGATTTCTTAAATATTGCTGCCCGGAGTTCGATTCTGTTAACTGATTCAGGCGGTTTGCAGGAAGAAGCTCCAGCATTGCATCGCCCTCTTTTGCTTTTACGTGATGAAACAGAACGTCAAGAAGCGGTCAGCCTAGGGGGCGTAAAAATTGTTGGTACTGATCCGACAACGATTCAACAAGCGGTTTTTGAATTGTTAAATGATGAGAAGAAGTATCGGCAAATGGAACTAGCGGAAGTACTATTTGGAGATGGGCACGCAAGCGAAAAGATTCTTAAAATTGTTGAAAAATACTTATCACAACAATAAATGCTTCAAGGAAAGTTACCTTATGATAAGGAATTAGCTCAACAATTTGCTGGAGTTGATTGGAATAAAATCAATCAAGAATATAAGCGTAATTATGCGCAAGCTGCTGATGCTGTTATGACTGCTAAAGGAATTGATAAGAAGAAAGCAGAGACGGAACTTCATCATGTTTACAATGCCCTAAAGCAATTACCAATTATCGTTAAACGTGGATCATTACGATCACCTAAAGCAAACTAAATGATGAAAAAATTCCCACCAATTGAAAAAATATTAGAAGCTTATACAGCAATTGCTGACGGTCACGTTAAACTTGAAAACGATCAAGCACTCGTAACCTCTTCTAATGAAGCGAAAACTTATACCGTCACCCTTTCACGACAATACCTATACTTTAAATGAATGATTAAGGATCTGTGGGTAAAATATAAGTCAATCATTGCCTACCTTTTCTGGGGCGTTGTCACAACGGTGGTTAACTTAGCAGTATTCCAGATTTTGAGTCCGGGACTTCACTGGAATGTTGCCCTTGCAACTGTAATTGCGTGGTTTGCATCCGTATTAGTTGCTTATTTTACCAATAAAGTCTGGGTATTTGGTTCCCATTACACTACCGTTAGTGACTTTATTGTTGAAATTTTCCGATTTTTCTTTTATCGTGGATTGACTTTATTTATCGATTTAATAATTACGTATGTAGGTATCAAAGTTTTGAAATTCGATACACCTCTCCAACAATTTATCGTTAAATTTATTGATAATGTCATTGTGGTAATTGCTAATTATATTTTCTCAAAGTGGTTAATCTTCAAAGATAACCGTGATATTGCAGATAAATAAATGGCAAAAGCACTTGTAGTATACGCAACCATTACCGGTAATAATGAAGACGTTGCGGACATTATTACTGACGCTCTTGAAGATTTAGGAGTAGAAGTCGATGAAGTTGAAATGACAATGGCTGATCCAGCTGACTTTGAAGAAGCTGATATTTGTGTGATCTGTCCTTACACTTACGATGAGGGAGCTCTTCCAGAAGAAGGAATTGACTTTTATGAAGACTTGCAAGAAGAACAACTAGCAGGCAAAGTTTACGGAGTTGCCGGCTCTGGTGATACTTTCTATGGGGATGACTTCTGTGTCGCCGTCGATAAATTTGGGGATGCCCTTGCCAAGACAGGGGCAACTAAGGGCGCTGAAA
The genomic region above belongs to Limosilactobacillus reuteri and contains:
- a CDS encoding flavodoxin — protein: MAKALVVYATITGNNEDVADIITDALEDLGVEVDEVEMTMADPADFEEADICVICPYTYDEGALPEEGIDFYEDLQEEQLAGKVYGVAGSGDTFYGDDFCVAVDKFGDALAKTGATKGAENVKINLAPDEEDIQKLDAFAKQLVEKAAKLND
- the wecB gene encoding non-hydrolyzing UDP-N-acetylglucosamine 2-epimerase, yielding MQPPYKIMFLFGTRAEVLKLAPIIRLMHQNPATWQPVLVATGNSQLLNDTLAYLNFQIDFSVDSSNVTSTNEVELLSQLLHNLNNVINAGQPDMILVAGDATTSLAASLISFYHHISLGHVEAGLRTYERYSPFPDEMHRRLTDNLADLYFAPTTSARDNLLQEHHPAKRIYVTGNTSIDSVKHNLQEDFTHPLLQSIPADNRILLMTMRRKDNLGAPMKRVFHTMRDIVETNNNLDLIFPVYPHPEEELLANDILGDHDRIHLITPLNHHDFLNIAARSSILLTDSGGLQEEAPALHRPLLLLRDETERQEAVSLGGVKIVGTDPTTIQQAVFELLNDEKKYRQMELAEVLFGDGHASEKILKIVEKYLSQQ
- a CDS encoding DEAD/DEAH box helicase, encoding MIEQFQKHFDEKYKQPTAIQKAVAPALKTDQSVLGIAPTGSGKTLAFTLPLLPKIMPGEGTQLLVLAPSQELAIQTTKVIREWATLIGVSVQSLTGGANLRRQVMNLHQHPDVVVGTPGRVLHMLDNHHLKLGHLMTMVIDEADDMLQDDTLAVVEDIERATPLSTQLAFFSATKSPVLDELNVMFGRDIETIDVRDEDTSQGPVEHGYLSARTNAQKTATLRRLTSIKDFRALVFFNSTRTLNYAASRLRHEHVPVDTLGGRQKQVQREKAMRMFRKRQIKLLLTTDLAARGIDIPKLPAVINFDLPTSLNTYIHRVGRTGRQGEPGLALSLGDDHDIRDLKKLLADSDYELTKLYIGDNKLTNQKPEEGQRVVSIKQQASRHLQKEQLSGETHKKMNQTLSGFSKPKKRRKKKNRKNKGIRLKHRRKNNEN
- a CDS encoding GtrA family protein: MIKDLWVKYKSIIAYLFWGVVTTVVNLAVFQILSPGLHWNVALATVIAWFASVLVAYFTNKVWVFGSHYTTVSDFIVEIFRFFFYRGLTLFIDLIITYVGIKVLKFDTPLQQFIVKFIDNVIVVIANYIFSKWLIFKDNRDIADK